In a single window of the Candidatus Tisiphia endosymbiont of Nemotelus nigrinus genome:
- the def gene encoding peptide deformylase, which yields MSVLPIVTAPDSRLKQKSLSVGTVNDIIRKLMDDMVETMYHDQGVGLAAIQIGVAKRILVVDLQNNDDTERDADFYPLFIVDPEIIEKSKELVVAVEGCLSLPEQQVEVARSESVSIRFLDYNNRQQELKAGGWLARVIQHEMDHLDGRLLVDHLSPLKKDIALRKLKKLKNNNL from the coding sequence ATGTCTGTGTTACCTATTGTGACTGCTCCGGATTCAAGATTAAAACAAAAATCTTTGTCAGTAGGTACAGTCAATGATATTATAAGAAAGTTGATGGATGACATGGTTGAAACCATGTATCATGATCAAGGGGTAGGGCTTGCAGCAATTCAGATCGGAGTAGCTAAACGTATATTAGTAGTTGATTTACAGAATAATGACGATACGGAAAGAGATGCAGATTTTTATCCATTATTTATCGTAGACCCAGAAATAATAGAAAAATCTAAAGAATTGGTTGTAGCCGTAGAAGGGTGTTTGTCTTTGCCGGAACAACAGGTTGAAGTAGCAAGGTCTGAGTCTGTAAGTATAAGGTTCTTAGATTATAATAATAGGCAGCAAGAATTAAAAGCTGGTGGTTGGCTGGCTAGGGTTATTCAACATGAAATGGATCATTTAGATGGTAGGTTATTAGTTGATCATTTGAGTCCTTTAAAAAAGGATATAGCGTTACGTAAATTAAAAAAGCTAAAAAATAATAATTTATGA
- a CDS encoding transposase, whose amino-acid sequence MYGTTQECKEKIILDRKKANAVTYSTSAGYKKDSQDQEALGRSKGGFTTKIHALVDALGNPLKFILTAGQRHDITQGNSLVKDIKNTMLLADKAYDSNAFIEQLEEQDCIAVIPSKKNRKQQREYDKRIKTTIYIP is encoded by the coding sequence ATGTACGGCACTACCCAAGAATGCAAGGAAAAAATAATACTTGACAGAAAAAAAGCAAATGCAGTCACGTATTCGACCTCAGCAGGTTATAAAAAAGATAGCCAAGATCAAGAAGCTTTAGGGCGTAGTAAAGGAGGTTTTACTACTAAAATCCATGCCTTAGTTGATGCTCTTGGTAATCCTTTAAAATTTATTTTAACTGCAGGTCAAAGACATGACATTACACAAGGCAATTCGTTGGTTAAAGATATTAAAAATACTATGCTCCTTGCCGATAAGGCATATGATAGCAATGCTTTCATTGAGCAGCTTGAAGAGCAAGATTGTATAGCTGTTATTCCATCAAAAAAGAACCGAAAACAGCAAAGGGAGTACGATAAACGCATAAAAACTACAATCTATATACCGTGA
- a CDS encoding FAD-dependent oxidoreductase, producing the protein MTLAFGLNFVDLNNLQGLRRLDEIFLNFLSNHSNSLYQTILSLRANSEQVDTKYYSDFLLEISPIFDDFLAELFGIEQEIADIRLSHKEFDIIYECKRKFVQRIAVKKYPIEKLQEIDFDIVSSSLEKLLGIGCHPSAKIENIDSRLRGNDKNDFANKFAHQVIEWQLDAEKYAFELDIAAQYAAFMVYNIANPISIAPSLRGMRKHDEATQENDDYVDCFVATKAALRNDVWHNASRVSYNIESQLFSLPKKIDKENLIDTNKVAKYRNHARIGFDYLDSTSNLGTVLNNTHYCIYCHKQEKDSCSKGLLSAVPSKSGCPLKQKISEMNYVKSKGFNLAALAIIIIDNPMVAATGHRICNDCSNACIYQKQEAVDIPLVESNILETTLLLPYGVEIYLLLTNWNPLNIFAPLPNVPTNYKVLVVGQGPAGFSLSHYLLRDGHDVVAIDGLKITPLPFDISKPIKYWSDYKENLSEKIPRGFGGVAEYGITPRWDKNNLTILRLILQRNSRFKLFGGVSLGSNITMEQAFHLGFDHVAWCVGAGKPKIVEMRNFLAKGVRTASDFLMTLQSGGAFLEQSITNLLIRMPVIIIGGGLTAIDAATESLNYYKLQVEKFLKKYQLSVEKNGRKNTEQYWTNEDRLIAEEFILHAKLFKQAQNKQAIKQILDELGGVTIYYRGNLKDSPAYKLNPEEVMYAMGDGVKFVENMVALGIDVDQYNYAQSIEFDNLGVKKKFAARTVLMAIGIDKDEVSNYLEDNVTYFGDCNPSYSGSVVKAIASSKEGYKNIGKKLTTNSPNFFGNYVDFFAKLDYLLMSRIEEVNILSDKIVELVIHSPLAAQNFQPGQFFRLQNYSSDISKIIEPLAVAGAYVESEKGLIHLIVWQSGKSSSLCRDLSKNEQVVLMGPNGRPTEILKDSNIVLVGGGVGNTVLCSIAKALKNNNCKIIYFAGYKNLQDRFYQEKIEESADIVIWCCEEGILSKNRSQDISVKGDLLYAIMGYCSLWKDMTIDRIIAAGISEMMQAIRDIKDDFFGKKPQLIVSINSPMQCMMKGICGQCIQQITDKNRYIFTCACQEQDAKIVDFTGLKSRLEQNSLQEK; encoded by the coding sequence ATGACACTTGCCTTTGGATTAAATTTTGTTGATTTAAACAATTTACAAGGTCTAAGAAGATTAGATGAAATTTTTTTAAATTTCCTGAGTAATCATAGTAATTCTCTCTATCAAACTATCTTATCATTAAGAGCTAATTCCGAACAAGTTGATACGAAATATTACTCAGATTTTTTATTAGAAATTTCACCTATTTTCGATGATTTTTTAGCTGAATTATTTGGTATTGAACAAGAAATAGCAGATATAAGACTTAGTCATAAAGAGTTTGATATAATTTATGAATGTAAGAGAAAGTTTGTTCAGCGTATTGCAGTAAAAAAATATCCTATTGAGAAATTGCAAGAGATTGATTTTGATATAGTATCAAGTTCTCTGGAAAAACTTTTGGGGATAGGATGTCATCCCTCTGCAAAAATAGAGAATATAGATTCCCGCCTACGCGGGAATGACAAAAATGATTTTGCAAATAAATTTGCTCATCAAGTAATAGAATGGCAACTAGATGCTGAAAAATATGCTTTTGAGTTAGATATAGCTGCACAATATGCGGCTTTTATGGTTTATAATATAGCTAACCCGATTAGCATTGCTCCGTCATTGCGAGGAATGCGTAAGCATGACGAAGCAACCCAGGAAAATGATGATTATGTGGATTGCTTCGTCGCTACTAAAGCAGCTCTTCGCAATGACGTTTGGCATAATGCTAGTCGTGTTAGCTATAACATCGAAAGTCAACTATTCTCTTTACCAAAAAAAATAGATAAAGAGAATCTAATAGATACTAATAAGGTAGCTAAATATAGAAATCATGCAAGAATAGGATTTGATTATTTAGATTCTACATCTAATTTAGGTACGGTTTTAAACAATACCCATTATTGTATCTATTGTCATAAACAGGAAAAAGATTCATGCTCTAAAGGATTATTATCAGCCGTACCATCAAAATCCGGATGTCCTCTAAAGCAGAAAATATCTGAGATGAATTACGTAAAATCAAAAGGATTTAATTTAGCGGCTCTTGCTATTATTATCATTGATAATCCGATGGTAGCAGCTACTGGTCATAGGATTTGTAATGATTGTTCCAATGCTTGCATTTATCAAAAACAAGAAGCTGTGGATATTCCTCTTGTTGAATCCAATATCTTAGAAACTACTCTGCTTCTGCCTTATGGAGTGGAAATATATTTATTACTTACCAATTGGAATCCACTTAACATTTTTGCTCCTTTACCAAATGTTCCAACTAATTATAAGGTTTTAGTAGTTGGTCAAGGGCCAGCTGGCTTTAGTTTAAGTCATTATTTACTACGAGACGGACATGATGTAGTAGCTATAGATGGTTTAAAAATCACCCCTTTACCTTTTGATATTAGCAAGCCTATTAAATATTGGTCTGATTATAAAGAAAATTTATCAGAAAAAATTCCTAGAGGGTTTGGCGGAGTGGCTGAATATGGTATTACTCCAAGGTGGGATAAAAATAATTTAACGATATTACGTTTGATATTACAAAGAAATAGTCGGTTTAAGCTTTTTGGTGGTGTAAGCTTAGGTAGTAATATAACTATGGAGCAAGCATTCCACCTAGGGTTTGATCATGTTGCTTGGTGTGTTGGGGCTGGCAAGCCCAAAATCGTTGAGATGAGAAATTTTCTTGCCAAAGGTGTGAGAACAGCATCCGATTTTCTAATGACCTTACAATCAGGAGGAGCTTTTTTAGAACAATCTATTACTAATCTACTTATCAGGATGCCTGTTATCATCATTGGTGGTGGGTTGACTGCTATTGACGCAGCAACTGAAAGTTTAAATTATTATAAGTTACAAGTAGAGAAGTTTTTAAAGAAATATCAGTTATCAGTTGAAAAAAATGGCAGAAAGAATACAGAACAATATTGGACAAATGAGGATAGATTAATAGCAGAAGAATTTATCTTACATGCAAAATTATTTAAGCAAGCACAAAATAAACAAGCTATCAAGCAAATCTTAGATGAATTAGGTGGAGTAACAATTTATTATAGGGGGAATTTAAAAGATTCTCCTGCCTATAAGTTAAATCCTGAGGAAGTGATGTATGCTATGGGGGACGGTGTGAAATTTGTTGAAAATATGGTAGCTTTGGGTATTGATGTTGATCAGTACAACTATGCTCAATCGATAGAATTTGATAATTTAGGTGTAAAGAAAAAGTTCGCGGCACGAACTGTACTTATGGCGATAGGTATCGATAAAGACGAAGTAAGTAATTATTTAGAAGACAACGTTACTTACTTTGGTGATTGTAATCCTTCATATTCTGGAAGTGTGGTTAAAGCCATAGCAAGTAGTAAAGAAGGATATAAAAATATCGGAAAAAAACTTACCACAAATAGCCCAAATTTTTTTGGTAATTATGTAGATTTCTTTGCCAAACTAGATTATCTATTAATGAGTCGTATTGAAGAAGTTAATATTCTATCTGATAAAATAGTAGAGCTTGTAATACATTCTCCTCTTGCTGCTCAAAATTTTCAACCAGGGCAATTTTTTCGTTTGCAAAATTATTCTAGTGATATTTCAAAAATTATCGAACCTTTAGCTGTTGCTGGAGCTTATGTTGAGTCAGAAAAGGGATTAATTCATTTGATAGTTTGGCAAAGTGGTAAATCAAGTAGTTTATGTAGAGATCTATCGAAAAATGAGCAGGTAGTATTAATGGGACCTAATGGTAGACCAACAGAGATACTAAAGGATAGCAATATAGTCCTTGTTGGTGGAGGGGTTGGAAATACGGTTTTATGTTCAATAGCTAAGGCTCTTAAAAATAATAATTGTAAAATTATATATTTTGCTGGTTATAAAAATTTACAAGATAGGTTTTATCAAGAGAAAATTGAGGAATCAGCTGATATAGTAATTTGGTGTTGTGAGGAGGGAATTTTATCAAAAAATCGGTCGCAGGATATTAGTGTTAAGGGTGATTTGTTGTATGCTATAATGGGGTATTGTTCTCTTTGGAAAGATATGACTATAGATCGGATAATAGCCGCCGGTATTTCAGAAATGATGCAAGCTATAAGAGATATAAAAGATGATTTTTTTGGTAAAAAACCCCAATTAATAGTAAGCATTAACTCTCCTATGCAATGTATGATGAAAGGCATTTGTGGGCAATGTATTCAACAAATTACAGACAAAAATAGGTATATTTTTACTTGTGCTTGCCAAGAGCAAGATGCAAAAATAGTCGATTTCACAGGGCTTAAAAGTCGTTTGGAGCAAAATTCTTTGCAGGAAAAATGA
- a CDS encoding transposase — protein MTNCTGLNYQSKVKNRQIEINFTGGNISSDGGVLLLREADKRLGLTNELAKNFPDKRDSDKITHTILTMLKQRIYSIALGYEDLNDHDNLRKCPALQTSIDTVDDMASSSTLCRLENKAERQFAFKAHKLMIDKFIESHRIAPKQLILDFDATSSKKLLKSILARFYCNQLKT, from the coding sequence ATGACAAATTGTACAGGATTAAATTACCAATCGAAAGTAAAAAATCGTCAAATAGAAATAAATTTTACAGGAGGTAATATTAGCAGTGATGGAGGTGTATTATTGCTAAGAGAAGCAGATAAGAGGCTTGGTCTAACCAATGAACTGGCTAAAAATTTTCCTGATAAGCGAGATTCTGATAAAATTACTCATACTATTCTCACAATGCTAAAACAGCGTATTTACTCGATTGCTCTTGGTTATGAAGATTTAAATGATCACGATAATTTAAGGAAGTGTCCAGCTTTGCAAACAAGTATAGACACAGTTGATGATATGGCTAGTAGCTCTACTTTGTGTCGTTTAGAAAACAAAGCAGAGCGTCAATTTGCTTTTAAAGCTCACAAGCTGATGATTGACAAGTTTATCGAATCTCATAGAATTGCACCAAAACAGTTGATACTTGATTTTGACGCCACTTCTTCTAAGAAACTGCTAAAAAGTATTTTAGCAAGGTTCTATTGTAACCAGCTCAAAACCTAG
- a CDS encoding DASS family sodium-coupled anion symporter gives MLNWNKKLSILILVILVCVIWYIPPPEGLNIKSWHLSIIFITTITAIVLNPLPMGAIALLSIACCVLTQTLSLEQALSGFSHSIIWLVLFSFFMAHGFIKTGFGERLAYYIILFVGQSTLGLAYALVIVDFILAPFIPSVCARGGGIIFPIAQSLCKVYSDETHPGASVHNGGFLMKVIFQSNVITSTMFITSMAANPLAVKFAADVGIIISWNDWATAAIIPGIISLIVMPIIICYLHPPSIKYDPSAMQIAKEKLQKMGNISFQEIIMLITFILLIFLWMVGSKWGLSATTVALLGVCVLLLCKVIKFEDNLADKGAWHTFIWYGTLVMISGFLSDFGLISWISDKLRDNLLCFFSPMIGIIILSVIYFYIHYFFASTTTHIVILFPTFLALFTHAKMPGLLSALLLSFLSILSSGLTHYGLSSAPIYFGTGYMKVRTWWYLGFVMSLVYSTIWIFIGGMWWKVLGLW, from the coding sequence ATGCTTAATTGGAACAAAAAATTATCTATTCTAATTCTTGTTATTTTGGTTTGTGTAATATGGTATATACCACCTCCTGAAGGACTAAATATTAAGTCTTGGCATCTTTCTATTATATTTATTACCACTATTACAGCTATAGTTCTTAATCCCTTACCCATGGGTGCTATCGCTTTACTTAGCATAGCTTGTTGTGTTCTGACTCAAACCCTTTCCTTAGAACAAGCTCTATCAGGGTTTAGTCATAGCATCATATGGCTAGTGTTGTTTTCTTTCTTTATGGCTCATGGTTTTATAAAAACAGGATTTGGGGAGAGACTCGCTTATTACATCATTCTATTTGTCGGACAAAGCACTCTTGGTCTTGCATATGCTCTTGTAATTGTTGATTTCATACTTGCCCCTTTTATTCCTAGCGTATGTGCTAGGGGAGGAGGAATAATTTTTCCTATTGCTCAGTCACTCTGTAAGGTCTACTCTGATGAAACACATCCTGGAGCGTCTGTGCATAATGGTGGGTTTCTTATGAAAGTAATCTTCCAATCAAACGTAATAACTAGCACTATGTTTATTACCTCTATGGCTGCTAATCCTTTGGCTGTTAAGTTCGCAGCTGATGTTGGCATTATAATTTCATGGAATGATTGGGCGACAGCAGCCATTATACCAGGTATAATTTCTCTTATAGTAATGCCTATTATTATTTGTTATTTACATCCACCCTCAATTAAATACGATCCATCTGCTATGCAAATAGCCAAGGAAAAATTGCAAAAAATGGGTAATATATCATTTCAAGAAATTATTATGCTAATAACTTTTATCCTTTTAATTTTTTTATGGATGGTTGGCAGTAAATGGGGATTATCAGCTACTACAGTCGCACTACTAGGCGTATGCGTTTTATTATTATGCAAAGTAATTAAGTTTGAAGATAATCTTGCAGATAAAGGGGCATGGCATACTTTTATTTGGTATGGCACTTTAGTTATGATTTCAGGGTTCTTGTCTGATTTTGGTTTAATATCGTGGATTAGTGATAAACTTAGAGATAATTTATTATGTTTCTTTTCTCCAATGATTGGTATAATTATACTTTCTGTAATATATTTTTATATACATTACTTTTTTGCTAGTACTACAACTCATATTGTTATACTTTTTCCTACTTTTCTAGCGTTATTTACGCATGCTAAAATGCCTGGTTTATTATCTGCATTGCTACTTAGTTTCTTATCAATATTGTCTTCGGGTCTTACTCATTATGGGCTTAGTAGTGCTCCAATATATTTTGGAACAGGGTATATGAAGGTTAGAACATGGTGGTATCTTGGTTTTGTTATGAGTCTAGTATATAGCACTATATGGATTTTTATAGGTGGTATGTGGTGGAAAGTACTAGGCTTGTGGTAG
- the fmt gene encoding methionyl-tRNA formyltransferase, with protein sequence MKVIFMGTPEFAVPTLRKLINSNDHQVVGVFTQMPKFKGRGLNEIASPVHHLASKYNIATYTPKTLRTEEITNLINSIEADIIVVVAYGFLIPQVILQAKKYGCLNIHPSSLPRHRGAAPLQRTIIEGDLETSVCIMQMDEGFDTGDIILQHSLSLSPRITLPILHDQCAKIGADLLIKTLDNIDNLPRITQDKNGITYAHKLKKEEGKIDWHETAYKIDCRIRGMNPWPGVYFEYKGKIIKILEACYNDLDVNLPPGTVVNNNSALEIACGKGSLIIQKLQQEGRKILSAEEFMRGLQIPLMVFG encoded by the coding sequence ATGAAAGTAATTTTTATGGGTACGCCAGAATTTGCCGTACCCACTCTTAGAAAGTTAATTAACAGCAATGACCACCAAGTGGTTGGTGTATTTACGCAAATGCCAAAATTCAAAGGGAGGGGACTAAATGAGATTGCATCGCCAGTGCATCATTTGGCATCAAAATATAACATTGCAACTTACACCCCTAAGACTTTAAGAACCGAAGAGATAACCAATTTAATTAATTCAATTGAGGCGGATATAATAGTGGTAGTTGCTTATGGGTTTTTAATACCACAAGTGATCCTACAAGCTAAAAAATATGGATGCCTTAATATTCATCCGTCAAGTTTACCAAGACATAGGGGGGCAGCTCCATTGCAGCGTACTATTATAGAAGGTGATTTAGAAACTTCTGTGTGCATAATGCAGATGGATGAAGGGTTTGATACTGGTGATATTATATTGCAGCATTCATTGTCACTTTCTCCTAGAATAACTTTACCAATTTTGCATGACCAATGTGCAAAAATAGGAGCTGATTTATTGATTAAAACCTTAGATAATATTGATAATTTACCAAGAATTACCCAAGATAAAAACGGTATAACTTATGCTCATAAACTTAAGAAAGAAGAGGGAAAGATAGATTGGCATGAGACCGCCTACAAAATAGATTGTAGAATTCGAGGTATGAACCCTTGGCCTGGTGTATATTTTGAATATAAAGGTAAAATTATAAAGATTCTAGAAGCTTGTTACAATGATTTGGATGTTAATTTGCCACCTGGTACCGTGGTTAATAATAATAGTGCCTTGGAGATAGCTTGCGGTAAAGGCAGTTTGATCATTCAAAAATTACAGCAAGAAGGAAGAAAAATCTTAAGTGCTGAAGAGTTTATGCGTGGATTACAAATCCCTCTAATGGTATTTGGTTAA
- a CDS encoding IS481 family transposase gives MGQILHGCAKTTEAIRFAIQNSQESLKTLARKYSINPKTVAKWKKRTTLQDTCMGPKEPSSTVLTSEEEAMCIAFRKHTLLSLDDCLYALQVSIPKLTRSSLHRLLQRHNVSRLPEVKGNNKTKKKFKLYPIGYFHIDIAEVKTEEGKLYLFVAIDRTSKFVYVELLPRCTKTETAQFLRNLIKAIPYKIHTILTDNGIQFTNRTVDKHAWMHIFDRICYEYNIEHRLTKVNHPWTNGQVERMNRTIKEATVKRFYYDNHQQLKQHLYDFINAYNFAKRLKALKGLTPYEFIIKTWTSDPNKFIINPNHHTLGLNT, from the coding sequence ATGGGACAAATATTACACGGCTGTGCCAAAACGACAGAGGCAATACGTTTCGCAATCCAAAATAGTCAAGAGAGCTTAAAGACTTTAGCAAGAAAATATTCTATTAATCCTAAAACAGTTGCTAAGTGGAAGAAACGAACTACATTACAAGATACTTGTATGGGTCCCAAAGAACCATCTTCTACAGTATTAACTTCTGAAGAAGAAGCTATGTGTATAGCATTTCGTAAACACACTTTATTATCTTTAGATGATTGCTTATATGCTTTACAAGTTAGTATTCCCAAGCTTACTAGATCTTCTTTACATAGACTTCTTCAACGCCATAATGTTAGTAGGTTACCGGAAGTAAAAGGAAATAACAAAACCAAGAAGAAGTTTAAACTTTATCCAATTGGTTATTTCCATATAGATATTGCTGAAGTCAAAACAGAAGAAGGTAAACTCTATCTATTTGTTGCTATTGATCGCACTTCAAAGTTTGTGTATGTAGAACTTTTACCAAGATGTACCAAGACAGAAACAGCACAATTTCTTCGTAATTTAATTAAAGCTATACCTTATAAAATTCATACTATTTTGACAGATAATGGTATTCAATTTACTAACAGAACAGTAGATAAGCATGCTTGGATGCATATTTTTGATCGTATTTGCTATGAATACAATATTGAACACAGGCTAACAAAAGTTAATCATCCATGGACTAATGGACAGGTAGAACGTATGAATCGTACTATTAAAGAGGCAACTGTTAAACGTTTTTATTATGACAATCATCAGCAACTTAAACAACATTTATATGATTTTATCAATGCCTACAATTTCGCAAAAAGACTTAAAGCTCTTAAAGGTTTAACTCCTTATGAATTTATCATAAAAACATGGACATCTGATCCAAATAAATTTATTATTAACCCTAACCACCACACCTTGGGACTAAACACCTAG